AATTCAACGTGACGTCGATGAGTCTATGCCACTAAAAGAACGCTTTCGCAAAATGTGGTTAAACATTTTTGATCTTTCGGTGTCGAACATCGACAACTTAAAGAATCGTGCTCAGTACGATTCTTTACCATGTGTTCGTAGCCACGAGACCAAAGAAATTGAGCGAAAGATGTTCAGTAAAGTCGATCAACTTTTCACTGAAGGGCGTGAGACGGGGGTATTCAAACCCTTAGGTAACCCAGTGTTGGCTGCTCTTAGTTTAGAAGTCAGTGTCACCCTGGCTCGTA
Above is a genomic segment from Vibrio orientalis CIP 102891 = ATCC 33934 containing:
- a CDS encoding TetR/AcrR family transcriptional regulator, encoding MKDKRQKIIDAAEALIAESGFQGLSMHKLAKEAGVAAGTIYRYFSDKEDLLQQVRLEVAQRNAEAIQRDVDESMPLKERFRKMWLNIFDLSVSNIDNLKNRAQYDSLPCVRSHETKEIERKMFSKVDQLFTEGRETGVFKPLGNPVLAALSLEVSVTLARKQSLGYYQLDQDAIEAAIEASWDAIITH